The Vagococcus intermedius genome includes the window TCTAAGCAATTTCATGTATTTACATAAAACCAAACGAACTACAATGTATTTACATTTGCATTACAATAGCGTATAATTAAAATTACTAAGGAGGCGATTTAAGTGGAAACAAAACAAAAAAAAGCGGTCATACAAGTGCGTATTGACGAAACCGTTAAAAGTCAGGCCGTAGCCGTTTTAAATAACCTAGGTATGGACACAAGCACCGCTATTAACGTCTTTTTCAGACAAGTAATCGCAGAAAATGGTCTGCCATTTCAACCAAAACAAGCAAAGTTCAATGCCGAAACCCTTGCAGCAATTAAGGAATCGGACGAAATGGTCCAAAATAGAACTGGAAAACGCTACACTTCGATTGACAATCTTTTTAAAGATGCTTTAGGAGATTAGGTTTTATGTTAGAAATGAAGCAGACAACCAAATTCAAAAAAGATCTGAAACGACTAAAGAAACGAAATGCCAATCTTGAAAAACTCAAAACGGTTATGCAAATGATCGTTGAAGAAGTGCCCTTACCTGAAGAAGAATACCGTGCTCATATTTTAGAGCCGACAAAAGATTATCTCGATTGTTGGGAGTGTCATATTTCTGGACGCAATAGCGATTGGTTATTGATTTATAAATTTTACCCTTCTCAAAACCTTGTCTCTTTTATCCGAACCGGATCGCATTCAGATGTTTTTTAGTTTTTAACTACGTAATAAAAAGAGAAACAGCCGCTTACTTTTAGCGGCTGTTTTTTTGGATAAGCTCCTCTTTTTTCGGACAAACAACCGAAAAAAGACAGCGCATAAAGAGCCAATTTTTCGACGCCAACGACGAAACAAACGGCTTGATCTTGCCAAAAA containing:
- a CDS encoding type II toxin-antitoxin system RelB/DinJ family antitoxin, producing METKQKKAVIQVRIDETVKSQAVAVLNNLGMDTSTAINVFFRQVIAENGLPFQPKQAKFNAETLAAIKESDEMVQNRTGKRYTSIDNLFKDALGD
- a CDS encoding type II toxin-antitoxin system mRNA interferase toxin, RelE/StbE family, yielding MLEMKQTTKFKKDLKRLKKRNANLEKLKTVMQMIVEEVPLPEEEYRAHILEPTKDYLDCWECHISGRNSDWLLIYKFYPSQNLVSFIRTGSHSDVF